One window of Pseudomonas urmiensis genomic DNA carries:
- a CDS encoding MFS transporter: MKTAVAPLPVDPEPAPLNEIWIEKGTPAFLKTVLALFSGGFATFALLYCVQPMMPLLSQEFSINAAQSSLVLSVSTAMLAFGLLVTGPISDRIGRKPVMVFALVCAALSTLASAVMPSWELVLATRALVGLSLSGLAAVAMTYLSEEIHPQHIGLAMGLYIGGNAIGGMSGRLITGVLIDFVSWHTAMLTIGGLALAAAVVFWKVLPESRNFRPQAMNPRSLLDSFVMHFRDAGLPWLFLEAFLLMGAFVTLFNYIGYRLLAEPYHMNQALVGLLSVVYLSGIYSSAQVGALADKLGRRKVFWASILVMAGGLLLTLASPLAMVILGMLVFTFGFFGAHSVASSWIGRRALKAKGQASSLYLFCYYAGSSVAGTAGGVFWHMAGWNGIGLFIGSLLAVALLVALHLSRLQPKSL, from the coding sequence GTGAAAACTGCTGTAGCGCCCCTGCCTGTCGACCCTGAGCCTGCCCCACTGAACGAGATCTGGATCGAGAAAGGCACTCCCGCCTTCCTCAAGACCGTGCTGGCATTGTTCAGCGGCGGCTTTGCCACCTTTGCCCTGCTCTACTGCGTGCAACCGATGATGCCGCTGCTGTCGCAGGAGTTCTCCATCAACGCCGCGCAGAGCAGCCTGGTGCTGTCGGTGTCGACGGCGATGCTCGCCTTTGGCCTGCTGGTCACCGGGCCGATCTCGGACCGGATCGGCCGCAAGCCGGTGATGGTATTCGCCCTGGTCTGCGCTGCGCTGTCGACCCTGGCCAGTGCGGTTATGCCAAGTTGGGAGTTGGTGCTGGCGACGCGGGCCTTGGTTGGCTTGTCGCTAAGCGGCCTGGCAGCGGTGGCAATGACCTACCTGAGTGAGGAGATTCATCCGCAGCACATCGGCTTGGCCATGGGCCTGTACATCGGCGGCAACGCCATCGGCGGCATGAGCGGGCGGCTGATCACTGGCGTGCTGATCGACTTCGTCAGCTGGCACACGGCGATGCTGACCATTGGCGGGCTGGCCCTGGCGGCGGCGGTGGTGTTCTGGAAAGTGCTGCCCGAGTCGCGCAACTTCCGCCCACAAGCGATGAACCCGCGCAGTCTGCTCGACAGCTTTGTCATGCACTTTCGCGACGCCGGGTTGCCGTGGTTGTTCCTTGAAGCGTTCCTGCTGATGGGCGCCTTCGTTACCCTGTTCAACTACATCGGCTACCGCTTGCTGGCCGAGCCGTATCACATGAACCAAGCGCTGGTGGGCTTGCTCTCGGTGGTTTACCTGTCGGGTATCTACAGTTCGGCGCAGGTCGGTGCCCTTGCTGACAAGCTGGGGCGGCGCAAGGTGTTCTGGGCGAGCATCCTGGTGATGGCAGGTGGTCTGTTGCTGACCCTGGCCAGCCCGTTGGCGATGGTGATCCTGGGCATGCTGGTGTTCACCTTTGGCTTCTTTGGTGCGCACTCGGTGGCCAGCAGCTGGATTGGTCGACGCGCATTGAAGGCCAAGGGCCAGGCGTCTTCGCTGTACCTGTTCTGCTATTACGCCGGATCGAGTGTTGCCGGGACGGCCGGTGGGGTGTTCTGGCACATGGCCGGATGGAATGGGATTGGCCTGTTCATTGGCAGCCTGTTGGCGGTGGCGTTGCTGGTGGCGTTGCACTTGAGCCGGCTACAACCCAAGTCCCTCTGA
- a CDS encoding LysR family transcriptional regulator, with protein MELRHLRYFIAVAEELHFGRAAQQLGISQPPLSQQIQALEQELGARLFERTNRRVELSEAGRLFLEEARQVLAQVEKAADVARRAQLGELGEMKIGFTSSAPFTSKIPKAIHAFRQRFPAVHLNLKEMSSRDVAEAVFDESIEVGLMRPMPLPEGLVVTELFREPLVAVINASHPLAQGSEQGVYMAALAHEPFVFFPRSYGSGLHAQLLSLARQAGFSPHFAQEAGEAMTIIGLVSAGLGVSVLPASFQRMRIDGVVYRTLLDEGAGTSVWLVQRQAGGSAMARAFAELLTRESTL; from the coding sequence ATGGAATTGCGTCACCTGCGCTACTTCATCGCCGTTGCCGAGGAGCTGCACTTTGGCCGCGCCGCGCAGCAGCTGGGGATTTCCCAGCCCCCCCTGAGTCAGCAGATCCAGGCGCTGGAGCAGGAGCTGGGCGCGCGTCTGTTCGAGCGCACCAATCGTCGGGTCGAGCTGAGCGAAGCGGGCCGGTTGTTTTTAGAGGAGGCGCGCCAGGTACTCGCCCAAGTGGAAAAAGCCGCTGATGTCGCCCGTCGAGCGCAACTGGGCGAGTTGGGTGAGATGAAGATCGGCTTCACCTCCTCGGCGCCGTTTACCTCGAAGATTCCCAAGGCGATTCATGCATTTCGCCAGCGCTTTCCCGCCGTGCACTTGAACCTCAAGGAGATGAGCAGTCGAGATGTCGCCGAGGCGGTATTCGACGAGTCGATCGAAGTCGGCCTGATGCGGCCAATGCCGCTGCCAGAGGGATTGGTCGTCACTGAGTTGTTCCGAGAGCCGCTGGTGGCAGTGATCAACGCCTCGCACCCGCTGGCGCAGGGGAGCGAGCAGGGCGTGTACATGGCGGCGCTGGCCCATGAGCCGTTCGTGTTCTTTCCGCGCAGCTATGGCAGCGGCTTGCATGCGCAGTTATTGAGCCTGGCCCGGCAAGCGGGGTTCAGCCCACATTTTGCCCAGGAGGCGGGGGAGGCGATGACCATCATTGGCCTGGTGTCGGCGGGGTTGGGGGTGTCGGTGCTGCCGGCGTCGTTCCAGCGCATGCGTATTGATGGCGTGGTGTATCGCACCCTGCTCGATGAGGGCGCGGGGACATCGGTGTGGCTGGTCCAGCGCCAGGCAGGAGGGTCGGCGATGGCCAGGGCATTTGCCGAGCTCCTGACCCGCGAAAGTACCCTGTAG
- a CDS encoding beta-ketoacyl-ACP synthase yields MRRVVVTGMAGITALGNDWETLSRHFVSNRSGIRRMHEWDVFEDLNTRLGGPIDDFAVPAHWTRKQLRSMGRVARLAVAAAERALADAGLLDDPSIRDGRMGVACGSSAGSTDEIKAFGNMLLNARADGLNANSYVRMMPHTTAANISIFFGLTGRLIPTSSACTSGSQGVGYAYEAIKFGRLPMMLAGGAEELCPTEAMVFDALYATSLMNDTPQLSPRPYDSARDGLVVGEGGGMLVLEELEHALARGARIHAEIVGFGSNADGQHITRPEQTTMRRAMELALEDAGLAPEAIGYVNGHGTATEQGDIAETLATSELFGPRMPISSQKSFLGHTLGACGALESWFSIEMMNRDTYVPTLNLDNIDPRCGELDYLRGGMRVMSNEYVMNNNFAFGGVNTSLIFRRWPTV; encoded by the coding sequence ATGCGCCGTGTCGTGGTCACCGGCATGGCCGGCATCACTGCCCTGGGCAATGACTGGGAAACCCTCTCCAGGCATTTTGTGAGCAACCGCAGTGGCATTCGCCGCATGCACGAATGGGACGTTTTCGAAGACCTCAATACCCGCCTGGGCGGGCCCATCGACGACTTCGCAGTGCCCGCGCACTGGACCCGCAAGCAACTGCGCAGCATGGGCCGGGTCGCCCGCCTGGCGGTAGCGGCTGCAGAACGAGCGCTGGCCGATGCCGGCCTGCTCGACGACCCGAGCATCCGCGATGGCCGCATGGGCGTGGCGTGCGGCTCCTCTGCTGGCAGCACCGACGAGATCAAGGCATTCGGCAACATGCTGCTCAACGCCAGGGCCGATGGCCTCAATGCCAACTCCTACGTGCGCATGATGCCGCACACCACTGCGGCCAACATCAGCATCTTCTTTGGCCTCACCGGCCGGCTGATCCCCACCTCCAGCGCCTGCACCAGTGGTAGCCAAGGGGTCGGCTATGCCTACGAGGCGATAAAATTCGGTCGCCTGCCGATGATGCTCGCCGGTGGCGCCGAAGAGCTGTGCCCAACCGAGGCCATGGTGTTCGATGCCCTATATGCGACCAGCCTGATGAACGACACCCCTCAACTGAGCCCGCGCCCTTACGACAGCGCCCGCGACGGGCTGGTAGTGGGTGAGGGTGGCGGCATGCTGGTGCTGGAGGAGCTGGAGCATGCGCTGGCCCGTGGCGCGCGCATTCATGCCGAGATCGTTGGTTTTGGCAGCAATGCCGACGGCCAGCACATCACGCGTCCTGAACAGACCACCATGCGCCGCGCCATGGAGCTGGCGCTGGAGGATGCCGGGTTGGCGCCCGAGGCGATTGGCTACGTCAACGGCCATGGCACGGCCACTGAACAGGGCGATATCGCCGAGACCCTGGCTACCAGCGAACTGTTTGGGCCGCGGATGCCGATCAGCTCGCAGAAGAGCTTCCTCGGCCATACCCTGGGCGCCTGTGGTGCGCTGGAGTCGTGGTTCAGCATCGAGATGATGAATCGCGACACGTACGTGCCCACCCTCAACCTCGACAACATCGACCCGCGCTGTGGCGAGCTCGACTACTTGCGTGGCGGCATGCGGGTGATGAGCAATGAGTACGTGATGAACAACAATTTTGCCTTTGGTGGGGTGAATACCTCGTTGATCTTCCGGCGCTGGCCGACGGTTTGA
- the fabG gene encoding 3-oxoacyl-ACP reductase FabG, protein MTDTILVTGSSRGIGRAIALRLARAGYDLVLHCRSGRSEAEAVAEQVRALGRQARILQFDIADRAACAAILNEDVEAHGAYYGVVCNAGLTRDGAFPALSEDDWDQVMRTNLDGFYNVLHPLMMPMIRRRAPGRIVCITSVSGLIGNRGQVNYSASKAGLIGAAKALAIELGKRRITVNCVAPGLIDTAMLDEHVPVEELLKMIPAQRMGTPEEVAGTVNFLMSSEAAYITRQVIAVNGGLC, encoded by the coding sequence ATGACTGACACCATCCTGGTCACCGGCTCCAGCCGCGGCATTGGCCGCGCGATCGCCCTGCGCCTGGCCCGCGCCGGCTACGATCTGGTCCTGCATTGTCGCAGTGGCCGCAGCGAGGCCGAGGCGGTTGCCGAACAGGTCCGCGCGCTGGGGCGCCAGGCACGCATCCTGCAATTCGATATCGCCGATCGGGCGGCCTGCGCTGCCATCCTCAATGAGGATGTCGAAGCGCATGGCGCTTACTACGGCGTGGTGTGCAACGCCGGGCTGACTCGCGATGGCGCCTTCCCGGCCCTGAGCGAGGACGATTGGGACCAGGTCATGCGGACCAATCTGGATGGTTTCTACAACGTCCTGCACCCCTTGATGATGCCGATGATCCGCCGCCGTGCGCCGGGGCGGATCGTCTGCATCACCTCGGTTTCCGGGCTGATCGGCAATCGCGGCCAGGTCAACTACAGCGCCTCCAAGGCCGGCCTGATCGGTGCGGCCAAGGCCCTGGCGATCGAACTGGGCAAGCGCCGGATCACGGTCAACTGCGTCGCCCCAGGGCTGATCGACACGGCCATGCTCGACGAGCACGTGCCGGTCGAGGAGTTGCTCAAGATGATTCCGGCCCAGCGCATGGGCACCCCGGAAGAGGTCGCCGGTACGGTCAACTTCCTGATGTCCAGTGAAGCGGCCTACATCACCCGCCAGGTCATCGCGGTCAACGGAGGGTTGTGCTGA
- a CDS encoding ApeP family dehydratase: MTTWPLADLLPHAGDMILIDGIDSCDEEQIHTHATVRAGGQFNRADGSLPAWLALELMAQSVAAYAGCRARRLGQPVEMGFLLGTRKFECTVEHFPVGAQLRIHALRSLEDDNGMGVFECHLRGDGIQASARLNVYRPPQASQYLAEPAPEEHPHD; the protein is encoded by the coding sequence ATGACCACCTGGCCCCTGGCCGACCTGCTGCCACACGCCGGTGACATGATCCTCATTGATGGCATCGACAGTTGTGACGAGGAGCAGATCCACACCCACGCAACGGTCCGTGCTGGCGGCCAATTCAACCGTGCCGACGGCAGCCTGCCCGCCTGGCTGGCGCTGGAGCTGATGGCGCAGAGCGTGGCGGCCTATGCCGGCTGTCGCGCACGGCGGCTGGGCCAGCCAGTGGAAATGGGCTTTCTGCTCGGCACACGCAAGTTCGAGTGCACTGTCGAACACTTCCCCGTCGGCGCCCAACTGCGTATCCATGCCCTGCGCTCGTTGGAAGACGACAACGGCATGGGTGTGTTCGAATGCCACCTGCGCGGCGACGGCATCCAAGCCAGCGCCCGCCTGAATGTCTATCGCCCGCCCCAGGCAAGCCAGTACCTGGCCGAGCCGGCACCCGAGGAACACCCGCATGACTGA
- a CDS encoding beta-ketoacyl-[acyl-carrier-protein] synthase family protein, with translation MTAYLNALGLVCALGQGQAEVARKLFAGDCSGMQAQDGWVPQRSLPVGAVAGPLPQLPLAGQQSRNNQLLYAAALQIEPVIRQAIERHGVQRVGVVLGTSTSGIDEASAGIAHYLDAGHFPADYRYDQQELSAPANFLAAWLQLEGPAYVISTACTSSGRALLSARRLLDLGLCDAVLCGGVDSLCGLTVNGFNALEAVSSQRCNPLSVNRAGINIGEGAALFLMTREGPGIALLGAGASSDAHHISAPEPSGKGALQAMGKALDNARLKPAQIDYLNLHGTATEHNDAMECRAVHNLFGAQLPCSSSKPMTGHTLGAAGALEAAFCWLSLSEHNPLGLLPPHVWDGQADPQLPALNLVDGSQRLALHGPRRLMSNSFAFGGNNVSLILGDAP, from the coding sequence ATGACCGCCTACCTCAATGCCCTGGGCCTGGTCTGCGCCCTTGGCCAGGGCCAGGCCGAAGTCGCCCGCAAGCTGTTCGCCGGTGACTGCTCAGGCATGCAAGCGCAGGACGGCTGGGTGCCGCAGCGCAGCCTGCCGGTCGGCGCCGTGGCCGGCCCGTTGCCGCAGCTACCCCTAGCAGGCCAGCAAAGCCGCAACAATCAGCTGCTGTATGCCGCTGCCCTGCAGATCGAGCCGGTCATCCGCCAGGCCATCGAGCGCCACGGCGTACAGCGGGTCGGTGTGGTGCTAGGCACCAGCACCTCGGGAATCGACGAAGCCAGCGCCGGCATCGCCCACTACCTGGACGCTGGGCACTTCCCTGCGGACTATCGCTATGACCAGCAGGAACTGAGCGCACCGGCCAACTTCCTGGCCGCTTGGCTGCAACTCGAAGGCCCGGCTTATGTCATCTCGACCGCCTGCACCTCCAGTGGCCGCGCCCTGTTGAGCGCACGCCGACTGCTCGATTTGGGCCTGTGCGATGCGGTGCTGTGCGGCGGCGTCGACAGCCTGTGTGGCCTGACCGTCAATGGCTTCAACGCCCTGGAGGCCGTCAGCTCACAGCGCTGCAACCCGTTGTCGGTCAACCGCGCTGGGATCAATATCGGCGAAGGCGCGGCGCTGTTCCTGATGACCCGCGAAGGTCCAGGCATTGCCCTGCTCGGCGCAGGCGCCAGCTCAGACGCGCACCACATTTCCGCCCCCGAACCGAGCGGCAAGGGCGCCTTGCAGGCCATGGGCAAAGCGCTGGACAATGCCCGTCTCAAGCCCGCGCAGATCGATTACCTGAACCTGCACGGCACCGCCACCGAGCACAACGACGCCATGGAATGCCGGGCCGTGCACAACCTGTTCGGCGCCCAGCTGCCTTGCTCATCGAGCAAGCCGATGACCGGCCATACCCTCGGCGCCGCCGGCGCCCTGGAAGCAGCCTTCTGCTGGCTGAGCCTGAGCGAGCACAACCCACTCGGCCTGCTGCCGCCGCATGTGTGGGATGGCCAGGCCGACCCACAACTGCCCGCGCTCAATCTGGTCGATGGCAGCCAGCGCCTGGCCCTGCACGGCCCGCGCCGGTTGATGAGCAATTCGTTCGCCTTCGGCGGCAACAATGTCAGCCTGATTCTCGGAGATGCACCATGA
- a CDS encoding MMPL family transporter — protein MPIERLLPRLFLALLITVLAVAGWQWQRGAPLSGDLMALVPGDTQDPLVQRAEQRMQAPLNREMLVLIGDQDRQRAVALAERLAKQWQASGLFEKVQWSLQTDLQAVREQLLQGRLAMLSAADRRQLVEQPEAFIEQRVQSLFDPFTGFSLVPSQDDWLGLTGRIQASQPKPANVQLDTASGALIAEADGKHWVLLRARSQGDAFDLKLPLQVADLLAASRLQAEQSGAQLMAVSGLLHAANGQRQASREITWVGGGATLGILLLLLLAFRRWRVLLAFVPVLVGMLFGAVACVALFGKMHVMTLVLGSSLIGVAVDYPLHYLSKSWSLRPWRSWAALRLTLPGLSLSLVTSCIGYLALAFTPFPALTQIAAFSAAGLVGAYLSAVCLLPALLQSVELRPADWPLRIAQALTDLRERLLSKVPSAVLLGLLMLFCAAGLWQLDSRNDIRQWVGSSPQLLQEAQAVARITGYQPTSQFYLVRAADQGQLLERLQGLSTKLDELAELDKLKGYMSLSQLVASAGAQQQLRQALAQLPAHWQPLLALGVPQDALAAELEQLRSLPDRSIEHVLAGPLGEAWRPLWLGKDGHGVAAIVSLQGLNDPALLRLQTDELPGVQLVDRLGQLNQLFAATQVSAAELKLLSCALILLLLVVPFGLAGALRLVALPLLAALCSLASLGWLGQPLTLFSLFGLLLVTAISVDYAILMHERIGGAAVSLLGTLLAALTTWLSFGLLALSSTPAVSNFGLAVSLGLAFSFVLAPWAAARDREPAQS, from the coding sequence TTGCCGATTGAACGTCTGTTGCCACGGCTGTTCCTGGCCTTGCTGATTACTGTGCTCGCCGTCGCCGGCTGGCAGTGGCAGCGTGGCGCGCCGCTGTCGGGCGACTTGATGGCGCTGGTGCCGGGCGACACCCAGGATCCGTTGGTACAGCGCGCCGAGCAACGCATGCAGGCACCGCTGAACCGCGAGATGCTGGTGTTGATCGGCGACCAGGACCGCCAGCGCGCCGTGGCGCTCGCCGAACGCCTGGCCAAACAGTGGCAAGCCAGCGGCCTGTTCGAAAAGGTCCAGTGGAGCTTGCAGACCGACCTGCAAGCAGTGCGCGAACAATTGCTGCAAGGCCGCCTGGCAATGCTTTCGGCCGCTGATCGCAGGCAGCTGGTCGAACAGCCCGAGGCCTTTATCGAACAACGCGTGCAAAGCCTGTTCGACCCCTTCACCGGCTTTAGCCTGGTCCCCAGCCAGGACGATTGGCTAGGCCTGACTGGACGCATCCAGGCCAGCCAGCCGAAGCCCGCCAATGTCCAGCTCGACACCGCCAGCGGTGCGCTGATCGCCGAGGCTGACGGCAAGCACTGGGTATTGCTGCGCGCGCGCAGCCAGGGCGATGCCTTCGACCTGAAGTTGCCGTTGCAGGTCGCCGACCTGCTGGCCGCCAGCCGGCTCCAAGCCGAGCAGAGCGGGGCCCAACTGATGGCGGTCAGCGGCCTGTTGCACGCCGCCAATGGTCAGCGCCAGGCCAGCCGGGAGATCACCTGGGTCGGCGGTGGCGCCACCCTGGGCATTCTTCTGCTGTTGCTGCTGGCGTTTCGCCGCTGGCGGGTGTTGCTGGCATTCGTGCCGGTGCTGGTTGGCATGCTGTTCGGCGCGGTGGCCTGCGTGGCGCTGTTCGGCAAGATGCATGTAATGACCTTGGTCCTGGGTTCCAGCCTGATCGGGGTGGCGGTGGACTATCCGCTGCACTACCTGTCCAAGAGCTGGAGCCTGCGCCCTTGGCGCAGCTGGGCGGCGCTGCGGCTTACCTTGCCGGGGCTGAGCCTGAGCCTGGTCACCAGCTGCATCGGTTACCTGGCCCTGGCGTTCACCCCGTTCCCGGCACTGACCCAGATCGCTGCATTCTCGGCGGCGGGCCTAGTCGGCGCCTACCTCAGCGCAGTGTGCCTGCTACCGGCACTGCTACAGTCTGTCGAGCTGCGCCCGGCAGACTGGCCACTGCGCATCGCCCAGGCCCTCACCGACCTACGTGAACGCCTGCTGAGCAAAGTCCCCAGTGCCGTGTTGCTGGGCCTTTTGATGCTGTTCTGCGCCGCAGGCCTGTGGCAACTGGACAGCCGTAACGATATCCGCCAGTGGGTCGGTAGCTCACCGCAGTTGCTGCAAGAGGCGCAGGCCGTCGCACGCATCACCGGTTACCAGCCGACCAGCCAGTTCTACCTGGTCCGCGCCGCCGACCAAGGCCAACTGCTCGAACGCTTGCAGGGGTTGAGTACAAAGCTCGACGAGCTGGCTGAGCTTGACAAGCTCAAGGGCTACATGAGCCTCAGCCAACTGGTCGCCAGCGCTGGCGCTCAGCAACAGCTACGCCAGGCGCTGGCGCAATTGCCTGCCCATTGGCAACCGTTGCTGGCGCTGGGCGTGCCGCAAGATGCATTGGCCGCAGAGCTTGAACAACTGCGCAGCCTGCCCGATCGCTCGATCGAGCACGTCCTGGCTGGCCCGCTCGGCGAGGCTTGGCGACCGTTGTGGCTGGGCAAGGATGGCCATGGCGTGGCGGCGATCGTCAGCCTGCAAGGGCTCAATGATCCGGCGCTGCTGCGCTTGCAGACCGATGAACTGCCAGGGGTGCAACTGGTGGATCGGCTCGGTCAGCTGAACCAGTTGTTCGCCGCTACCCAAGTCAGCGCCGCCGAGTTGAAACTGCTGTCGTGCGCGCTGATCCTATTGCTGTTGGTCGTGCCCTTCGGTTTGGCTGGCGCCCTACGGCTGGTAGCCCTGCCGCTGCTGGCCGCGCTGTGCAGCCTGGCCAGCCTTGGCTGGCTGGGGCAACCGCTGACCCTGTTCAGCCTGTTCGGCCTGCTGCTGGTAACGGCGATCAGTGTCGACTACGCGATCCTCATGCACGAACGGATCGGCGGCGCTGCGGTCAGTCTGCTCGGCACCTTGTTGGCGGCGCTCACCACCTGGCTGTCGTTTGGCCTGTTGGCACTGTCCAGCACGCCGGCGGTGAGCAACTTTGGTCTGGCAGTGAGCCTGGGCCTGGCCTTCAGTTTCGTCCTGGCGCCTTGGGCCGCCGCCCGTGATAGAGAACCCGCGCAATCATGA
- a CDS encoding outer membrane lipoprotein carrier protein LolA: MALALRALTTLALLLTSPLTLAFTLEDLQKQLSEPAVVKGPFIQEKHLRALPQPLVSRGQFVLARDHGLLWLLQTPLRQDYRITASGIARRDPSGWQTLPSRSAGAEQNRLFFAVLQGDSSGLQRDFELNLQGTAEHWLLQLNPRSLLLKQIFRRIDIAGGQYVERIELEESQGDSTVLRMPASSGATALSDTERSDFAD; this comes from the coding sequence ATGGCGCTGGCGTTACGCGCCCTCACCACGTTAGCCCTGCTGCTCACCAGCCCACTAACCTTAGCCTTCACCCTCGAAGACCTGCAAAAGCAGCTAAGCGAACCCGCCGTAGTCAAAGGCCCCTTCATCCAGGAAAAACACCTGCGCGCCCTCCCCCAGCCCCTGGTCAGCCGCGGCCAATTCGTCCTGGCCCGCGACCACGGCCTGCTCTGGCTGTTGCAAACACCGCTGCGCCAGGACTACCGCATCACCGCCAGCGGCATTGCCCGGCGTGATCCATCCGGCTGGCAAACCCTGCCCAGCCGTAGCGCCGGCGCCGAGCAGAACCGTCTGTTTTTCGCTGTCCTGCAAGGCGACAGCAGCGGCCTGCAACGCGACTTCGAGCTGAACTTGCAAGGCACCGCCGAGCACTGGCTACTGCAGTTGAACCCTCGCTCGCTGTTGCTCAAGCAGATCTTCCGCCGTATCGACATCGCCGGCGGCCAGTACGTCGAGCGCATCGAGCTTGAAGAAAGCCAAGGCGACAGCACCGTGCTGCGCATGCCAGCCAGCAGCGGCGCCACCGCCCTGAGCGATACGGAGCGCAGCGATTTTGCCGATTGA
- a CDS encoding acyl-CoA thioesterase: MRSPGVFHVDTEIVVPFFDVDSMHIVWHGHYVKYLEVARCALLDKLEHDYRQMHASGYMWPVIDLQLRYIRGATFGQRLNVRASLVEWESRLKINYLISDAASGERMTRASTVQVAVHIDSGEMQLASPQVMLDAVQKVLS, encoded by the coding sequence ATGCGTAGCCCCGGCGTGTTCCACGTCGATACTGAGATCGTCGTGCCGTTCTTCGATGTCGACAGCATGCACATCGTCTGGCACGGGCACTACGTCAAGTACCTGGAAGTCGCCCGCTGTGCCTTGCTCGACAAGCTCGAGCACGACTATCGGCAGATGCACGCCAGCGGCTACATGTGGCCGGTGATCGACTTGCAGCTGCGCTACATCCGTGGCGCCACGTTCGGCCAGCGCCTGAACGTGCGCGCCAGCCTGGTGGAATGGGAAAGCCGACTGAAGATCAATTACCTGATCAGCGATGCCGCAAGCGGCGAGCGCATGACCCGCGCCAGCACAGTGCAGGTTGCGGTGCACATCGACAGCGGCGAAATGCAACTGGCCTCACCGCAGGTGATGCTGGACGCGGTGCAGAAGGTGCTGTCATGA
- a CDS encoding HAL/PAL/TAL family ammonia-lyase, with product MTTHESVTFGEAPLAIEDVLALSQRQAAARLEEDPAYRERIARGARFLDTLLDKEGVIYGVTTGYGDSCVVAVPPEHVEALPIHLYTFHGCGLGRLLEPAATRAVLAARLRSLSHGMSGVRLELLERLRAFLEHDILPLIPEEGSVGASGDLTPLSYVAATLSGEREVLYRGEKRSSAEVHRELGWQPLVLRPKEALALMNGTAVMTGLACLAFGRADYLLKLATRITALNVIALQGNPEHFDERLFAAKPHPGQTQVAAWLRQDLAIDAPAAPLHRLQDRYSLRCAPHVLGVLADSLGWLRSFIETELNSANDNPIIDGDAERVLHGGHFYGGHIAFAMDSLKTLVANVADLLDRQLALLVDERYNHGLPSNLSGAEAGRAMLNHGFKAVQIGASAWTAEALKQTMPASVFSRSTECHNQDKVSMGTIAARDALRVLELTEQVAAATLLAANQGVWLRRRQAGERPLPPALAEMHAVLLEDFAPVIEDRALERELRLCLSRIAERHWRLHA from the coding sequence ATGACGACGCATGAGTCTGTAACCTTCGGCGAGGCGCCGCTCGCCATCGAGGATGTCCTGGCCCTGAGCCAGCGCCAAGCAGCCGCACGCCTGGAAGAGGACCCCGCCTATCGTGAGCGGATCGCTCGCGGCGCGCGTTTTCTCGACACCCTGCTGGACAAGGAAGGGGTGATCTACGGCGTCACCACCGGCTATGGCGACTCATGCGTGGTGGCAGTACCGCCGGAGCACGTCGAAGCCCTGCCGATCCACCTGTACACCTTCCATGGCTGCGGCCTGGGCAGGCTGCTCGAGCCTGCGGCCACCCGCGCGGTACTGGCTGCGCGGCTGCGCTCGCTGAGCCATGGGATGTCGGGGGTGCGCCTGGAGTTGCTGGAACGGCTGCGCGCGTTCCTCGAACACGACATCCTGCCGCTGATCCCGGAAGAGGGCTCGGTGGGCGCCAGCGGCGACCTGACCCCGCTGTCATACGTAGCGGCGACCCTGTCTGGCGAACGCGAAGTGCTGTACCGCGGTGAAAAGCGCAGCAGCGCCGAGGTACATCGCGAGCTCGGCTGGCAACCGCTGGTGCTGCGCCCCAAGGAAGCCCTGGCTTTGATGAACGGCACCGCCGTGATGACCGGCCTGGCCTGCCTGGCCTTTGGCCGCGCCGACTACCTGCTCAAGCTGGCCACCCGGATCACCGCACTCAACGTGATCGCGTTGCAGGGCAACCCTGAGCATTTCGACGAGCGCCTGTTCGCCGCCAAACCGCACCCCGGCCAGACCCAAGTCGCCGCCTGGCTGCGCCAGGATCTGGCCATCGACGCCCCAGCGGCCCCGCTGCACCGCCTGCAAGACCGCTACTCGCTGCGCTGCGCACCCCATGTACTGGGGGTGCTGGCCGACAGCCTGGGCTGGTTGCGCAGTTTTATCGAAACCGAGCTCAATAGCGCCAACGATAACCCGATCATCGACGGCGACGCCGAGCGAGTTCTGCATGGTGGCCATTTCTATGGCGGGCATATCGCCTTCGCCATGGACAGCCTGAAGACCCTGGTGGCCAACGTCGCCGACCTGCTCGACCGCCAGCTCGCGCTGCTGGTCGACGAACGCTACAACCATGGCCTGCCGAGCAATCTGTCGGGGGCCGAAGCAGGCCGTGCGATGCTCAACCATGGCTTCAAGGCAGTGCAGATCGGCGCCAGCGCCTGGACCGCCGAGGCGCTCAAGCAGACCATGCCCGCCAGCGTGTTTTCCCGCTCCACCGAATGCCACAACCAGGACAAGGTAAGCATGGGCACTATCGCCGCACGCGATGCCTTGCGCGTTCTTGAGCTGACCGAGCAGGTCGCTGCGGCAACCCTGCTGGCAGCCAATCAGGGCGTCTGGCTGCGTCGCCGCCAGGCGGGTGAGCGACCACTGCCGCCAGCGCTGGCCGAGATGCATGCCGTATTGCTGGAAGACTTCGCCCCCGTCATCGAAGACCGCGCATTGGAGCGAGAACTGCGCCTGTGCCTGAGCCGTATCGCCGAACGACACTGGAGGCTGCATGCGTAG